From Eleftheria terrae, the proteins below share one genomic window:
- a CDS encoding TolC family outer membrane protein yields the protein MPVPQQPTRRPRRPATARLMLSLVAFAALSVGSAGVQAQSLAEIYQAARGYDAQYLAARAQAESARYQTEQAYALRRPKAELNGTYAHSDAESAGGTERSNRSTEVSVAARQPLFNRANSASIEQAERALEVARAELQTAEQDLIVRVADAYFQVLGARDALAAAQANKKAISEQLASAKRNFEVGTATITDTREAQARFDLATAQEIAADNDLRTKQIALDQLVGRGVDPRPLAGNVTLPPVEPANVDAWVSQTETAPAVRRARLGLEVAELETQKARAGHLPTLDLVGQVGRNRLQGDPQSMLPGASGLGTSKSATVGVELKLPLFAGFAVQNRVKETLLLEDKSRNDLEAARRGVAQATRQAFFGVQSQLARVKALEAAEASSKLALEATQLGYKVGVRVNLDVLNAQTQLFTTQRDLAQARYDVLVNSLKLRQAAGQLQPEDVAPVSRLLAP from the coding sequence ATGCCCGTGCCCCAGCAGCCCACCCGCCGCCCCCGGCGTCCCGCGACGGCCCGCCTGATGCTGTCGCTGGTGGCCTTCGCCGCCTTGTCCGTCGGCAGCGCCGGGGTGCAGGCGCAGAGCCTGGCCGAGATCTACCAGGCGGCACGCGGCTACGACGCGCAGTACCTGGCCGCCCGGGCGCAGGCCGAATCGGCCCGCTACCAGACCGAGCAGGCCTATGCGCTGCGTCGCCCGAAGGCGGAGCTGAACGGCACCTATGCGCATTCCGACGCCGAGTCGGCCGGCGGCACCGAGCGCTCCAACCGCAGCACCGAAGTGAGCGTGGCGGCCCGCCAGCCGCTGTTCAACCGTGCCAACAGCGCCAGCATCGAGCAGGCCGAGCGGGCGCTGGAGGTGGCGAGGGCCGAGCTGCAGACGGCCGAGCAGGACCTCATCGTGCGGGTGGCCGACGCCTACTTCCAGGTGCTGGGCGCACGCGATGCGCTGGCCGCGGCGCAGGCCAACAAGAAGGCCATCTCCGAGCAGCTCGCCTCGGCCAAGCGCAACTTCGAGGTCGGCACCGCCACCATCACCGACACCCGCGAAGCACAGGCGCGCTTCGACCTGGCGACGGCGCAGGAGATTGCGGCCGACAACGACCTGCGCACCAAGCAGATCGCCCTCGACCAGCTGGTGGGCCGTGGTGTCGATCCGCGTCCGCTGGCCGGCAACGTCACGCTGCCGCCGGTGGAGCCGGCCAACGTCGACGCCTGGGTGTCGCAGACCGAAACCGCTCCCGCGGTGCGGCGTGCCCGACTCGGCCTTGAGGTGGCCGAGCTGGAAACGCAGAAGGCCCGTGCTGGCCACTTGCCGACCCTGGATCTGGTGGGCCAGGTGGGGCGCAACCGGCTGCAGGGCGATCCGCAAAGCATGCTGCCCGGCGCCTCGGGCCTCGGCACCTCCAAGAGCGCCACCGTGGGTGTCGAGCTGAAGCTGCCGCTGTTCGCCGGCTTCGCGGTGCAGAACCGGGTCAAGGAAACGCTGCTGCTCGAAGACAAGTCGCGCAACGACCTGGAGGCTGCCCGCCGCGGCGTGGCGCAAGCCACCCGGCAGGCCTTCTTCGGCGTGCAGTCGCAGCTGGCCCGGGTGAAGGCGCTCGAAGCAGCGGAGGCCTCCAGCAAGCTGGCGCTGGAAGCCACCCAGCTGGGCTACAAGGTCGGCGTGCGCGTCAACCTGGACGTGCTCAATGCGCAAACGCAGCTCTTCACCACCCAGCGCGACCTGGCCCAGGCCCGCTACGACGTGTTGGTCAACAGCCTCAAGCTGCGGCAGGCCGCCGGGCAACTGCAGCCTGAGGACGTGGCACCGGTCAGCCGTCTGCTGGCCCCCTGA
- a CDS encoding rhodanese-like domain-containing protein produces the protein MQQLTVHDVQHLIANAAPAERPLLLDVREPWEFSLAALRLPQADTLHIPMQQLPARLAEIEPGRTVICVCHHGMRSLQVARYLEQHGHEDVINLQGGIDAWSQQVDPAVPRY, from the coding sequence ATGCAACAGCTCACCGTTCACGACGTCCAGCACCTGATCGCCAACGCAGCACCCGCCGAGCGGCCGCTGCTGCTGGATGTGCGTGAACCGTGGGAGTTCTCGCTGGCGGCATTGCGGCTGCCACAGGCGGACACCTTGCACATCCCGATGCAGCAGTTGCCCGCACGCCTGGCCGAGATCGAGCCCGGGCGCACGGTCATCTGCGTCTGCCACCATGGCATGCGCAGCCTTCAGGTGGCGCGCTACCTGGAGCAGCACGGCCATGAGGACGTGATCAACCTGCAGGGCGGCATCGACGCCTGGTCGCAACAGGTCGATCCCGCCGTGCCGCGCTACTAG
- a CDS encoding protein-L-isoaspartate O-methyltransferase family protein, translating into MNIEQARFNMIEQQIRTWQVLDQSVLSLLAVVKREDFVPAAHRGLAFMDMEVPLVDNGSQGRSMLEPKVEARLLQELAVGKHEKVLEIGAGSGYMAALLAHKAQRVLSLEIDPELARFAADNLKRAAVMNAEVRQADGSKGALAEGPFDVILASGSVATVPQSLLDQLKVGGRLATIVGNDPIMQAVLVTRVDQNAWRTTVLFDTVAPRLLGFEEQPKFRF; encoded by the coding sequence ATGAACATCGAACAAGCCCGCTTCAACATGATCGAACAACAGATCCGCACCTGGCAGGTGCTGGATCAGTCCGTGCTGTCGCTGCTGGCGGTCGTCAAACGCGAGGACTTCGTTCCCGCGGCGCACCGTGGCCTCGCCTTCATGGACATGGAAGTGCCCCTGGTCGACAACGGCTCGCAAGGCCGCTCGATGCTGGAGCCCAAGGTGGAGGCCCGGCTGCTGCAGGAGCTGGCCGTCGGCAAGCACGAGAAAGTGCTGGAGATCGGTGCCGGCTCGGGCTACATGGCCGCCCTGCTGGCCCACAAGGCGCAGCGCGTGCTCAGCCTGGAAATCGATCCCGAGCTGGCCCGCTTCGCGGCCGACAACCTCAAGCGCGCCGCAGTGATGAATGCCGAGGTGCGCCAGGCCGATGGCTCCAAGGGCGCGCTGGCCGAAGGCCCCTTCGATGTCATCCTGGCCTCCGGCTCGGTGGCCACCGTGCCGCAATCGTTGCTGGACCAGCTGAAGGTGGGCGGCCGCCTGGCCACCATCGTCGGCAACGATCCCATCATGCAGGCCGTGCTGGTCACCCGGGTCGACCAGAACGCCTGGCGCACCACCGTGCTGTTCGACACCGTGGCCCCTCGCCTGCTCGGCTTCGAAGAGCAGCCCAAGTTCCGCTTCTGA
- a CDS encoding efflux RND transporter permease subunit produces MWFTRVSIKNPVLATMVMLAFVVLGLFALQRLKVDQFPDVEFPVVVVQVAYPGASPEIVESEVTKKIEEAVNTIAGINQLTSRSYDGQSVVIVQFNLDMDGRKAAEDVREKVAAVRPLLHDEVEEPRVLRFDPASRAVYTLALTSPDGTQSPVALSSYADQVVKKRLENVRGVGSVTLVGGLEREINIYLRPEAMEALGVGVDQVLQAVRNENQDLPAGALRSSASERVVQVNGRIRRPQDFGQIIVARKGSGGSSVPVRLWQVADVVDGPQEVESLALFNGRRTLALSVQKAQGENTIDVVDGLNRVLDELRRELPPGLALDVVSDNSRPIRVAVKNVRQTLLEGALLTIAIVFLFLNSWRSTVITGLTLPIALIGTFLFMYWFGFSINMLTLMALSLCVGLLIDDAIVVRENIVRHVQMGKDPRRASLDGTQEIGMAVLATTLSIVAVFLPIGFMGGIIGRFFHQFGVTIVAAVLISMFVSFTLDPMLSSVWHDPAIDHRPGARGGRPSRYDRTLGRLTGAVERFSDRLSVAYQRILAWSLRHKRATLGIAALSLLLSFGLVPVLGTEFVPKADFSETSISFYTPSGSSIEVTEAKARQVDAIVREFPEVRYTMATLNAGQAQGRNYATLQVRLVDRDQRSLGVDRMSVLLRERLARVPGITVTHVGLLDSVGGGKPLSVSLQGGDLRELQRLADTLTARLRTIAGLVDLDTTMKPSKPTVEVSLKRDAASDLGLGVGSLTDTLRALVAGQTTGNWRAEDDESYDVKVRLAPNARDAAADLQRLGLSLPATDGGTRIVRLSQVAEVRPSFGPTQINRRDLNREVEITANVSGRSLGEVSADIRQVLEQTALQPGYRWRFGGATKDMQESFGYAVSALALAVIFIYMILASQFKSFLQPIALMSSLPLTLIGVVLILLVFGSTLNMFSIIGIVMLMGLVTKNAILLVDFANRARTGDSGEAGDGRRLDREAALLMAARVRLRPILMTTLAMVFGMVPLAFALSEGAEQRAPMGQAVIGGVVTSSLLTLVVVPVIYCYLDDLSSWLKRKLAAPTGAHQAAAAGEAK; encoded by the coding sequence ATGTGGTTCACCCGCGTCTCCATCAAGAACCCGGTGCTGGCCACCATGGTGATGCTGGCCTTCGTGGTGCTCGGCCTGTTCGCGCTGCAGCGGCTGAAGGTGGACCAGTTCCCGGACGTCGAGTTTCCCGTGGTGGTGGTGCAGGTGGCCTACCCCGGCGCCTCGCCGGAGATCGTCGAGTCCGAGGTCACCAAGAAGATCGAGGAAGCGGTCAATACCATCGCGGGCATCAACCAGCTCACCTCACGCTCCTACGACGGCCAGTCGGTCGTCATCGTGCAGTTCAATCTCGACATGGACGGTCGCAAGGCCGCGGAGGACGTGCGCGAGAAGGTGGCCGCCGTCCGGCCCCTGCTGCACGACGAAGTGGAAGAGCCGCGCGTGCTGCGCTTCGACCCCGCCTCGCGAGCCGTCTACACGCTGGCGCTGACCTCCCCGGACGGCACGCAGTCGCCGGTGGCGCTGAGCAGCTATGCCGACCAGGTCGTCAAGAAGCGGCTGGAGAACGTGCGTGGCGTCGGCTCGGTGACGCTGGTCGGCGGCCTCGAGCGCGAGATCAACATCTACCTGCGCCCCGAGGCCATGGAGGCCCTCGGCGTCGGGGTGGACCAGGTGCTGCAGGCGGTCCGCAACGAGAACCAGGACCTGCCGGCTGGCGCGCTGCGCTCGAGCGCCAGCGAGCGGGTGGTGCAGGTGAACGGCCGGATCCGCCGGCCGCAGGACTTCGGCCAGATCATCGTGGCCCGCAAAGGCAGCGGCGGCAGCAGTGTGCCGGTGCGGCTGTGGCAGGTGGCCGACGTGGTAGACGGACCGCAGGAAGTCGAGAGCCTGGCGCTCTTCAACGGCCGCCGCACGCTGGCCCTGTCGGTGCAGAAGGCGCAGGGCGAGAACACCATCGACGTGGTGGACGGGCTGAACCGCGTGCTCGACGAGCTGCGCCGCGAACTGCCGCCCGGCCTGGCGCTGGACGTGGTGAGCGACAACTCGCGGCCGATCCGGGTGGCGGTGAAGAACGTGCGCCAGACCCTGCTGGAAGGCGCGCTGCTCACCATCGCCATCGTCTTCCTGTTCCTCAACTCCTGGCGCTCCACCGTCATCACCGGGTTGACGCTGCCCATCGCGCTGATCGGCACCTTCCTCTTCATGTACTGGTTCGGCTTCAGCATCAACATGCTGACGCTGATGGCGCTGAGCCTGTGCGTGGGCCTGCTGATCGACGATGCCATCGTGGTGCGCGAGAACATCGTGCGTCATGTGCAGATGGGCAAGGACCCGCGCCGCGCCTCGCTCGACGGCACGCAGGAGATCGGCATGGCGGTGCTGGCCACCACGCTGTCCATCGTGGCGGTCTTCCTGCCGATCGGCTTCATGGGCGGCATCATCGGCCGCTTCTTCCATCAGTTCGGTGTGACCATCGTGGCGGCGGTGCTGATCTCGATGTTCGTCAGTTTCACCCTGGACCCCATGCTGTCCAGCGTCTGGCACGACCCCGCCATCGACCACCGGCCAGGCGCGCGCGGCGGGCGGCCGAGCCGCTACGACCGCACGCTGGGCCGCCTCACCGGCGCGGTGGAGCGATTCTCGGACCGGCTGTCGGTGGCCTACCAGCGCATCCTGGCCTGGTCGCTGCGCCACAAGCGGGCCACCCTCGGGATTGCGGCGCTGAGCCTGCTGCTGAGTTTCGGGCTGGTGCCGGTGCTCGGCACCGAATTCGTGCCCAAGGCCGATTTCTCGGAGACCAGCATCAGCTTCTACACGCCGAGCGGCTCATCGATCGAGGTGACGGAAGCCAAGGCCCGCCAGGTGGACGCCATCGTGCGCGAGTTCCCCGAGGTGCGCTACACGATGGCCACCCTCAACGCCGGCCAGGCGCAGGGCCGCAACTATGCAACGCTGCAGGTGCGGCTGGTCGACCGCGACCAGCGCTCGCTCGGCGTGGACCGCATGTCGGTGCTGCTGCGCGAGCGGCTGGCGCGGGTGCCGGGCATCACGGTGACCCATGTGGGCCTGCTCGACTCGGTCGGCGGCGGCAAGCCGCTGTCGGTGTCCCTGCAGGGCGGCGACCTGCGCGAGCTGCAGCGCCTGGCCGACACGCTGACCGCGCGGCTGCGCACCATTGCCGGCCTGGTGGACCTGGACACCACCATGAAGCCCAGCAAACCCACCGTGGAAGTGAGCCTGAAGCGCGACGCGGCCTCCGACCTGGGGCTGGGCGTCGGCAGCCTGACCGACACGCTGCGCGCGCTGGTGGCCGGCCAGACCACCGGCAACTGGCGGGCCGAGGACGACGAGAGCTATGACGTCAAGGTGCGCCTGGCGCCGAATGCACGCGATGCAGCGGCCGACCTGCAGCGCCTGGGCCTGAGCCTGCCGGCAACCGATGGCGGCACCCGCATCGTGCGGCTGTCGCAGGTGGCCGAAGTGAGGCCGTCCTTCGGGCCGACGCAAATCAACCGGCGTGACCTGAACCGCGAGGTCGAGATCACCGCCAACGTCTCGGGCCGCTCGCTCGGCGAGGTGTCGGCCGACATCCGGCAGGTGCTGGAGCAGACGGCGCTGCAACCGGGCTACCGCTGGCGCTTCGGCGGCGCCACCAAGGACATGCAGGAATCGTTCGGCTATGCGGTGTCGGCGCTGGCCCTGGCGGTGATCTTCATCTACATGATCCTGGCGTCGCAGTTCAAGAGCTTCCTGCAGCCGATCGCGCTCATGTCCTCGCTGCCGCTGACGCTGATCGGCGTGGTGCTCATCCTGCTCGTGTTCGGCTCGACCTTGAACATGTTCTCCATCATCGGCATCGTGATGCTGATGGGCCTGGTGACGAAAAACGCCATCCTGCTGGTGGATTTCGCGAACCGGGCGCGCACCGGTGACAGCGGCGAAGCCGGGGACGGCCGCCGCCTGGACCGCGAGGCGGCGCTGCTGATGGCCGCCCGGGTGCGGCTGCGGCCCATCCTGATGACAACGCTGGCGATGGTCTTCGGCATGGTGCCGCTGGCCTTCGCGCTGTCCGAGGGCGCCGAGCAGCGTGCCCCCATGGGCCAGGCGGTCATCGGCGGCGTGGTGACGTCCTCGCTGCTGACCCTGGTGGTGGTGCCTGTCATCTACTGCTACCTGGACGACCTGTCGAGCTGGCTCAAACGCAAGCTGGCCGCTCCAACGGGGGCGCATCAGGCGGCCGCAGCGGGAGAGGCGAAATAA
- a CDS encoding efflux RND transporter periplasmic adaptor subunit has protein sequence MQRALKWLLPAVLVLLLGAVIGRAVIARRAPQAPGPSSAAAAALELAPTDLVVARRQALVRRLPLSGSLEAVRTAVVKAKVAGELRSLDVREGDTVQAGQLIGQLDTSEYDMRLKQAREQAASAEAQLDIAERTLQNNRALVDQGFISRNALDTSVSNAAAARATLLAAQASADLARKSLDDTALRSPIPGQVSQRFAQAGERVGVDARVVEIVDLSRIEMKAALPPEDVAQLHIGSVASLQVEGLAQAVPARVVRINPGTAAGTRAVTAYLSVQPHPALRHGLFASGWVALGEHTALAVPEASVRLDRPSPYVLVLQGGRVVQRPVVLGERGRGADGTDGWVAVTGGLAEGDAVLHASLGAVREGTPARVTTLPATLPATLPATLPATLPATLPATPAASR, from the coding sequence ATGCAACGAGCGCTGAAATGGCTGCTGCCCGCCGTGCTGGTGCTGCTGCTGGGCGCGGTGATCGGCCGCGCAGTGATTGCACGGCGCGCGCCACAGGCGCCCGGGCCGTCGAGTGCGGCGGCCGCCGCCCTCGAGCTCGCTCCGACCGACCTGGTGGTGGCGCGCCGCCAGGCGCTGGTGCGCCGGCTGCCGCTGTCGGGCAGCCTGGAGGCCGTGCGCACCGCGGTCGTCAAGGCCAAGGTGGCCGGCGAGCTGCGCAGCCTCGATGTGCGCGAGGGCGACACCGTGCAGGCAGGCCAGCTCATCGGCCAGCTCGACACCAGCGAGTACGACATGCGGCTGAAGCAGGCCCGCGAACAAGCGGCCTCCGCCGAGGCCCAGCTGGACATTGCCGAGCGCACGCTGCAGAACAACCGGGCCCTGGTGGACCAGGGCTTCATCTCGCGCAATGCGCTCGACACCTCGGTCTCCAATGCCGCGGCGGCCCGTGCCACCTTGCTGGCGGCGCAGGCCAGCGCCGACCTCGCGCGCAAGTCGCTCGACGACACGGCGCTGCGATCGCCAATTCCGGGCCAGGTGTCGCAGCGCTTCGCGCAGGCTGGCGAGCGGGTGGGCGTGGATGCGCGGGTGGTCGAGATCGTCGACCTCTCCCGCATCGAGATGAAGGCGGCGCTGCCGCCGGAGGACGTGGCTCAGCTGCACATCGGCAGCGTGGCCTCGCTACAGGTGGAGGGCCTGGCGCAGGCGGTGCCGGCGCGGGTGGTGCGCATCAACCCGGGCACGGCCGCCGGCACCCGCGCGGTGACGGCCTACCTGAGCGTGCAGCCCCATCCGGCGCTGCGCCACGGCTTGTTCGCGAGCGGTTGGGTCGCGCTGGGCGAGCACACCGCCCTGGCGGTGCCAGAGGCCAGCGTGCGGCTGGACCGGCCCTCTCCCTACGTGCTAGTGCTGCAGGGCGGCCGCGTCGTGCAGCGGCCGGTCGTGCTCGGCGAGCGCGGCCGGGGAGCCGACGGTACCGACGGCTGGGTTGCCGTCACCGGCGGCCTGGCCGAAGGCGACGCGGTGCTGCACGCGAGCCTGGGCGCCGTGCGCGAAGGCACGCCGGCGCGCGTCACCACGCTGCCCGCCACGCTGCCCGCCACGCTGCCCGCCACGCTGCCCGCCACGCTGCCCGCCACGCTGCCCGCCACGCCGGCCGCCAGCCGCTGA
- a CDS encoding TetR/AcrR family transcriptional regulator has translation MPPRPPAPPPADAEPSRRRRKEARPQELLDAALDLFVEKGFAATKIDDVAARAGVSKGTVYLYFPSKEELLKAVIRHNLSLTIAQGGDMVASFEGSTAELMHLVARTWWERVGETQASGIFKLIITEVRNFPDLAQFYEAEVINPGLQLITGLLQRGVDRGEFRPIELLDTAHSFIFPMLMLSLHKHSIGACPSSEALAQDPRRFIANHIGLMLRGLMADPATSTGSSP, from the coding sequence ATGCCCCCTCGCCCGCCCGCCCCGCCGCCCGCCGATGCCGAGCCCTCACGCCGCCGGCGCAAGGAGGCGCGTCCGCAGGAACTGCTGGACGCAGCGCTCGACTTGTTCGTCGAGAAGGGCTTCGCCGCCACCAAGATCGATGACGTGGCTGCGCGCGCCGGCGTTTCCAAGGGCACGGTCTATCTGTATTTCCCCAGCAAGGAAGAACTGCTGAAGGCGGTGATCCGCCACAACCTGTCGCTCACCATCGCCCAGGGGGGCGACATGGTGGCCAGTTTCGAGGGCAGCACCGCCGAGCTGATGCACCTGGTGGCCCGCACCTGGTGGGAGCGGGTCGGCGAGACCCAGGCCTCCGGCATTTTCAAGCTGATCATCACCGAGGTGCGGAACTTCCCTGACCTGGCACAGTTCTACGAAGCCGAAGTGATCAACCCGGGCCTGCAACTCATCACCGGCTTGCTGCAGCGCGGTGTCGATCGTGGCGAGTTCCGTCCCATCGAGTTGCTCGACACGGCCCATTCCTTCATCTTCCCGATGCTGATGCTCTCGCTGCACAAGCACTCCATCGGCGCCTGCCCCTCGTCCGAAGCGCTCGCGCAGGACCCGCGCCGCTTCATCGCCAACCACATCGGCCTGATGCTGCGCGGCCTGATGGCGGACCCGGCGACCTCGACCGGTTCCTCGCCCTAG
- a CDS encoding efflux RND transporter periplasmic adaptor subunit, with translation MKFKQRWAVGGVLLLAALAGIAAWRAGQDAPLSYRTALVEQGSLQASVSAAGTVTAVAQVQVGSQVSGQINEVLADFNSEVRKGQLIARLDPQSFEYRVQQAQADVEAARAAVLTAQANALASEAALSRARLEAAQAGRDLQRSRELLAREFISPAELERSRAQAETLAEAQRGAEAQRSVAQAQVRNAEATVRQREAQLAQAKVDLQRTQIRSPVDGIVIKRSIELGQTVAASLQSPELFVIARNLEDMQLEVPVDEADIGRVQPGQSASFTVDAFPGLSHTGRVKQVRKAATSTQNVVTYTVVVGFSQPGSRLLPGMTANVRIVTDVREQVLKVPNAALRVRLPAADEAARAASAPRRERGARAPGAGRHGEAGGGSAGRVLVLPRGGGEPRAVPVRLGISDGAMTEVLGGELKAGDTVVVGVHAPAGGDGGPRAPGGPRLGF, from the coding sequence ATGAAGTTCAAGCAGAGGTGGGCCGTGGGCGGGGTGCTGTTGCTGGCGGCGCTGGCCGGCATTGCAGCCTGGAGGGCCGGGCAGGACGCACCGCTCAGCTACCGCACCGCGCTGGTGGAGCAGGGCAGCCTGCAGGCCAGTGTCTCGGCGGCCGGCACGGTGACGGCCGTCGCTCAGGTGCAGGTGGGCAGCCAGGTGTCGGGCCAGATCAACGAGGTGCTGGCCGACTTCAACTCGGAGGTGCGCAAGGGCCAGCTCATCGCCAGGCTCGACCCGCAGAGCTTCGAGTACCGGGTGCAGCAAGCCCAGGCGGACGTCGAAGCGGCGCGCGCCGCGGTGTTGACGGCCCAGGCCAATGCCTTGGCTTCCGAGGCGGCCCTGTCGCGCGCCCGGCTGGAAGCGGCACAGGCCGGGCGCGACCTGCAGCGCAGCCGTGAGCTGCTGGCGCGTGAATTCATCTCGCCCGCCGAGCTGGAGCGCAGCCGAGCCCAGGCCGAGACGCTGGCCGAGGCACAGCGCGGTGCGGAGGCGCAACGCAGCGTGGCACAGGCGCAGGTGCGCAATGCCGAGGCCACCGTGCGCCAGCGCGAGGCGCAACTGGCGCAGGCGAAGGTCGACCTGCAACGCACCCAGATCCGCTCGCCGGTGGACGGCATCGTCATCAAGCGCAGTATCGAGCTGGGCCAGACGGTGGCCGCCAGCCTGCAGTCGCCGGAGCTGTTCGTCATCGCCCGCAACCTGGAGGACATGCAGCTGGAGGTGCCGGTGGACGAGGCCGACATCGGCCGCGTGCAACCGGGCCAGTCCGCCAGCTTCACGGTGGATGCCTTCCCCGGCCTGAGCCACACCGGCCGGGTGAAGCAGGTGCGCAAGGCGGCCACCAGCACGCAGAACGTCGTGACCTATACGGTGGTGGTGGGCTTCAGCCAGCCCGGCAGCCGGCTGCTGCCCGGTATGACGGCCAATGTGCGCATCGTGACGGACGTGCGCGAGCAGGTGCTCAAGGTTCCCAACGCCGCCCTGCGGGTGCGACTGCCGGCCGCTGACGAGGCGGCCCGGGCGGCGTCCGCGCCGCGGCGCGAGCGCGGGGCCCGTGCACCGGGCGCCGGCCGCCATGGCGAAGCCGGAGGCGGCTCTGCCGGCCGGGTGCTCGTGCTGCCCAGGGGGGGCGGCGAGCCGCGCGCAGTGCCGGTGCGGCTGGGCATCAGCGACGGTGCCATGACCGAGGTGCTGGGCGGTGAGCTGAAGGCCGGCGATACGGTGGTCGTCGGCGTCCATGCACCGGCTGGCGGTGACGGCGGCCCGCGGGCGCCCGGCGGCCCGCGGCTGGGCTTCTGA
- a CDS encoding ABC transporter ATP-binding protein yields the protein MALIEARALTKTYRMNGDSGSEVHALRGVSLDIEAGEFVAVMGASGSGKSTLMNILGCLDRPSSGSYRLAGEAVESLSGDALATIRNRRIGFVFQQFNLLPRTSALENVELPLVYAGLDRHERRARALDCLQRVGLSARAGHTPAELSGGQQQRVAIARALVNRPQMILADEPTGALDSTTSDEVMRLLSELHGQGITIVLVTHEQDVAAWAGRCLLFRDGHIVEDRQQPPHRAKAPA from the coding sequence ATGGCGTTGATCGAGGCCCGTGCACTGACCAAGACCTACCGCATGAACGGCGATTCCGGCAGCGAGGTGCATGCGCTGCGCGGTGTGTCGCTGGACATCGAGGCCGGTGAGTTTGTCGCGGTGATGGGCGCCTCGGGCTCGGGCAAGAGCACGCTGATGAACATCCTCGGCTGCCTTGACCGGCCCAGCTCAGGCAGCTATCGCCTGGCCGGGGAGGCGGTGGAGTCGCTGTCGGGCGATGCGCTGGCGACCATCCGCAACCGGCGCATCGGCTTCGTCTTCCAGCAGTTCAACCTGCTGCCACGCACCTCGGCGCTGGAGAACGTGGAACTGCCGCTGGTCTATGCCGGCCTGGACCGCCACGAGCGCCGGGCCCGGGCACTCGACTGCCTGCAAAGGGTGGGGCTGAGTGCCCGCGCCGGGCACACGCCGGCCGAGCTGTCTGGCGGCCAGCAACAGCGGGTGGCGATTGCGCGCGCGCTGGTGAACCGGCCCCAGATGATCCTGGCCGACGAACCCACCGGCGCACTCGACAGCACCACCTCCGACGAGGTGATGCGGCTGCTGAGCGAGCTGCATGGGCAGGGCATCACCATCGTGCTGGTGACGCACGAGCAGGACGTGGCCGCCTGGGCCGGCCGCTGCCTGCTGTTCCGCGACGGGCACATCGTCGAGGACCGGCAGCAGCCGCCGCATCGAGCAAAGGCGCCGGCATGA
- a CDS encoding ABC transporter permease, which translates to MNLAAAWRSAWRALLTNLMRSLLTMLGIIIGVAAVITMVAVGGGAQARVAEQIRALGSNVILLMPGSRTASGVRLGSGAGNTLTEDDAAAIAREVPEVRATAPQQRTGAQVVAMNANWPTQVLGTTTDYFEVRDWPLASGRLFEPQEASRSAKVAVIGQTVARELFGEADPIDQMIRVNRVPLTVVGVLARKGQNAFGQDQDDVVVVPLATFRNRLQGRSSSRLRSVGSVTVQVHEGMSMQAAEDGMRQLLRQRHRLQPGQDDDFTVRNLTEVLAAQEASTQVMTWLLAAVAGVSLVVGGIGIMNIMLVSVTERTREIGLRMAVGARSRDILGQFLIEAVTLSGLGGAIGIALGAAASAAVAHFAGWQVVLGWQAVVLAAGFSAAVGVFFGFYPARRAAALLPIQALRHE; encoded by the coding sequence ATGAACCTCGCCGCGGCATGGCGCTCGGCCTGGCGGGCGCTGCTGACCAACCTGATGCGCAGCCTGCTGACCATGCTCGGCATCATCATCGGGGTGGCGGCCGTCATCACGATGGTGGCGGTGGGCGGCGGCGCCCAGGCCCGGGTGGCGGAGCAGATTCGCGCGCTTGGCTCCAACGTCATCCTGCTGATGCCCGGTTCGCGCACCGCCTCCGGCGTGCGGCTGGGCAGCGGCGCCGGCAACACGCTGACCGAGGACGATGCGGCCGCCATCGCCCGCGAGGTGCCCGAGGTGCGCGCCACCGCGCCGCAGCAGCGCACTGGCGCGCAGGTGGTGGCCATGAACGCCAACTGGCCGACCCAGGTGCTGGGCACCACCACCGACTACTTCGAGGTGCGCGACTGGCCGCTGGCGTCCGGCCGGCTGTTCGAGCCGCAGGAGGCGAGCCGCTCGGCCAAGGTGGCGGTGATCGGGCAGACGGTGGCACGCGAGCTGTTCGGCGAGGCGGATCCCATCGACCAGATGATCCGCGTCAACCGGGTGCCGCTGACGGTGGTGGGCGTGCTGGCGCGCAAGGGCCAGAACGCATTCGGCCAGGACCAGGACGATGTGGTCGTGGTGCCGCTGGCGACCTTTCGCAACCGGCTGCAGGGCCGGTCGTCTAGCCGGCTGCGCAGTGTGGGCAGCGTGACGGTGCAGGTGCACGAGGGCATGAGCATGCAGGCGGCCGAGGACGGCATGCGCCAGCTGCTGCGCCAGCGCCACCGCCTGCAGCCGGGGCAGGACGACGACTTCACCGTGCGCAACCTCACCGAAGTGCTGGCAGCGCAGGAGGCGTCCACCCAGGTGATGACCTGGCTGCTGGCGGCGGTGGCCGGCGTCAGCCTGGTGGTGGGCGGCATCGGCATCATGAACATCATGCTGGTCAGCGTGACCGAGCGCACCCGGGAGATCGGCCTTCGCATGGCCGTGGGTGCCCGCTCGCGCGACATCCTCGGGCAGTTCCTGATCGAGGCGGTCACCTTGAGCGGCTTGGGCGGCGCCATCGGCATCGCGCTGGGGGCGGCGGCCTCGGCCGCGGTGGCCCACTTCGCCGGTTGGCAGGTGGTGCTCGGCTGGCAGGCCGTGGTGCTGGCGGCCGGCTTCTCGGCCGCCGTCGGCGTGTTCTTCGGGTTCTATCCGGCGCGGCGGGCCGCTGCGCTCTTGCCAATACAGGCTTTGCGACATGAGTGA